The Chlorocebus sabaeus isolate Y175 chromosome 22, mChlSab1.0.hap1, whole genome shotgun sequence genome segment CTTCTAGTGTGGTCTGCTCCCTGGGGTCTACTGCTGATAGTTTTTTAATGAGGCCTTTAAGACCTCAGGAAAAGTAGACTGGGGAAAAATAGCTTCCACTTTACATTTTTGCTGAGAGGACCCTAATACTGCATGAGCAGAAGGGCAGAACCTCGGCCACTATGTGGTATAAAATTACTTTGAGGTTCCGAATATCCAAGGTGGGGCATTGGTAGCCCTGGCCTAGGAATGGGGCCATGTAGGGGTAAGTGCCACAAAGGGCTGTCAGCTTCTGCCTGTCATGGAATGTGGTACCAAAGCCAAAGTCCGTGATCTTAATGTTACCATCCTTATCAAGAATGATGATTTCCGGGTTCAGGTCTCTCTCTATGTGAAATTTATTTGCTATGACACTACTGCATGGCTGACGGAATCTGCCTGAATATGGTCCAGGCCTCCTCCTCCCTCGTGAGGCCATGGCGGTCTATCGATTGTGCAGGTCTCCTCCTCTTGCATACTCAGTTACTAAATAAATAACTGGTGTCAGGGGTGTCAATCACTTGATACAATTGTACAATATTGAAGTGGCAGAGAGACGTTAAAATACTCTCTCTGGAGAGTGATGCCAGGGGAGCCAGCCTTGGGAATGAttttgatggccatttgggtccCAATCAGCACGTGATTCGCCAGTTGGACCTCACTGAATGCGCCACGGCCGATGGTGTCTAGgattttacagttctggagctcctggtcaggtgtggtggccgaTCCCTGCTGCATAGTGCCACCTCTCTACACTGACTATAAAACTACTCTTAAGTGTAGTGACTATGCTAATACTGACCCCACCGACTTGATTTTTGTCTTCAGTTGTGCAACTATGTTGGGGTCATCTTATTCCTCCTTTTCAGTGGTGGACACaggcaaaaacattttaatagaatGGAAATGCATCTGCTGGCAGCCCTGCAGCAGTCACAGCCTTCTTATTGGCAAGGTTGAAGTCAAAGCCTTGGGCAGCCCAGCTTGAATGACACTGGCTTCCTGGGATGGTTGTTGCTGTGTCAGGGACATTTCTGGGTCTCCACCACTGCTACTGGTGCTCTGGGTGGAGAAGACCACAGGGTGTTGCTGGGGGGCTTGTTGATCCAGGGATGTTTCTGGATCTCCACCATGGCTGCTGGTGCTCTGGGTAGAGGGGGAGGCCACAGGGTCACACTGGGCAGCTTGTTGAGCCTGGGACATTTCTGCATCTCCACCACTGCTGCTGGTGCTCTGGGTGGAGGGGGAGGCCACAGGGTCATGCTGTGGGGCTTGCTGAGCCAGGGAGGCTTCTGGGTCTGAACCACTGCTGCTGGTGCTCTGGGTGGAGGGGGAAGCCAAAGGGTCGTGCTGAGGGACTTGATTAAAGCTCTCTGGCTTCCTCTGTAGGCTGGCAGGTGCACTGGCCAGAAAGGGGCTCTTCTGCTTAATGCTATGAGCCTGCTTCAGCAGGAGAAAGCTGGTGGAAACTTCAGTGGATAGAGGAAAAAAGTTGTGAACCCCAGGAGGGTCTCTGGTCTGATAGTGGACagcttctttcattttgtttgttccAAAATAAGGTAGGTGGCCACGGGATAACTGAATTTTTCTTTGATTGCCATGGAGATGTTCTCAGCCTGGAATCCCATGGCCACCAAAAGCCTGGTTGTTTTGGGGTTCGGATGTTCCAGGATTTGTTCTTTATATGTTGTCAGAGGCAACTCCTGGCCACTGTTCACCCATGGGTCCCTCATAACTTCTTCTAGTGTGGTCTGCTTCCTGGGGTCTACTGTTAATAGTTTTTTATGAAGGCTTTTAAGACCTCTGGAAATGTATACTGGgggaaaatatcttccattttaaattttttccgtGAGGACAGCAAGGCTGCCTGAGTGGAGGGGCGAAACCCTGGCCACCACGTGATGTAACATTACTCCAAGGCTCCAAACATCCATAGTGGGGCATTGGCAGCCCTGGCCCAGGAACAGTTCCAGGGCCATGTAGGGGTAGGTGCTACAAAGGGCTGTCAGCCTCTGTCCTTCATTGAACGTAGTATGGAAGACGAAGTCTGCAATCTTAATGTTACCGTCCTCATCGAGTACGATGTTTTCTGGCTTCAAGCCTCTCTCTGTGGGCAATTTTTTTGCTGTGGCAGTACTGCATGGCCGACAGAACCTGCCTGAACATGGTCCAGACCTCCTCCTCCCTCGTGAGGTGGTGGTGGTGTATCAGTTGTGCGGGTCTCCTCCTCTTGCACACTCTGTTACTAAACAAACTGGTGTTGGGGGTGTCAATCAGTTGATATATTTGTACAATACTAAAGTGATAGAGAGACTTCAAaatacttctctctctttctggagAGTGAGGCCGTGGGAGCTAGCCTTGGGGATAAttttgatggccatttgggtccCAGTCAGCACGTGATGGGCCAGTTGACCTCACTGAATGCGCCACGGCCGATGGTGTCTAGgattttacagttctggagctcCCGGTCAGGTGGGGTGGAGGCCGATCCCTTCTCCAAGGTGCCACCTCCCTACACTGACTATAAAACTACCCTAGCAGTACTGACTAAGCTAACAATAATGACCCCACCGACTTGATTTTTGTCTTCAGCCATCAAACTATGTTGGGGTCATCTTATTCCTCCTTTTCGGTGGTGGACACaggcaaaaacattttaatagaatAGAAATGCACCTCTTGTCAGCTCTGTGGCAGCCTCACCTTCTTATTGGCGAGGCTGACATCAAAGCCTTGGGCTGCCCAGCATGGATGACACTGGCTTCCTGGGACGGTTGTTGCTGTGTCAGGGACATTTCTGGGTCTCCATCACTGCTACTGGTGCTCTGGGTGGAGAAGGCCACAGGGTGATACTCGGGGGCTTCTGGAGCCAGGGATGTTTCTGGGTCTTCACCACTGCTGCTGGTGCTCTGGGTAACGGGGGAGGCCACAGGGTCATGCTTGGGGGCTTGTTGAGCCAGAGAGGTTTCTGGGTCTGCACCACTGCTGTTGCTGCTCTCGGTGGAAGAGGCTCATGCTGGGTGGCTTGTTGAGCCAGGGAGGTGTCTGGGTCTGAACCACTGCTGCTGGTGCTCTGGGTGGAGGGGGAAGCCACAGGGTCATGCTGGGGAACTTGATTAAAGCTCTCTGGCTTTCTCTGTAGGCTGGCAGGTGCACTGGCCAGTAAGAGGCTATTCTGCTCAATGCTGTGAGCCTGCTTTAGTGGGAGAAGGGTAGTGGAAACTTCTATGGATAGAGGAAAAATGTTGTGAACCCCAGAAGGAAGGGTCTGTGGTCTGATAGTGGActgctttgtttgtttattccaAAATAAGGTTGGTGGCTATGGGataattgaataatttttgttGATTGCCACGGAGATGTTCTCAGCCTGCAATCCCAAGGCCACCAAGAGCTGGGCTGTTTTGTGGTTCGGATATTCCAGGATTTGTTCTTCATTTGTGGTCAAAGGCAAATCCTGGTCACTGTTCACCCACGGGTCCCTCATAACTTCTTCGAGTGTGGTCTGCTCCCTGTGGTCTACTGCTAATCGATTTTAAATGAGGCTtttaagaccttgggaaaagtagACTGGGGAAAAATAGcttccatttttaatttctgaaatgagGACCCTAACGCTATGTGAGTAGGGCAGAACCCTGGCCACCATGTGATGCAACGTTACGCTGAGGCTCCAAACATTCATGGTAGGGCATTGGTAGCCCTGGCCCAGGAAGAGTTCTGGGGTTTCTTGTTGGCAAGTCTGACGTCATAGCCTCAGGCTGCCCAGCTTGAATGATGCTGGCTTCCTGGGATGGTTGCTGCTGTGTCAGAGAAATTTCTGGGTCTCCACCACTGCTACTGGTGCTCTGGGTGAGGGAGAAGGCCACaggtaggccgggcacagtggttcatgcctgtaatcccagcatgttgggaggccgaggcaggtggatcacctgaggtccagagttcgagaccagcctgaccaacatggagaaacctcatctctactgaaaatacaaaattagccgggtgtggtggcgcgtgcttataatcccagctactcaggaggctgaggcaggagaatcgcttgaacccgggaggcggaggttgtggtgagcggagattgcgccattgcactccagcctgggcaacaagagtgaaactccgtctcaaaaaaaaaaaacaaaaaacaaaacaacaacaacaacaacaaaaacaagaaggcCACAGGCTGATACTGGAAGGCTTGTTGAGCCAGGGACATTTCTGGGTCTCCACCACTGCTACAGGTGCTCCAGGTGGAGGGGGAGGCCACGGGGTCATGCTGGGGGCCTTGTTGAGCCAGGGAGGTTTCTGGGTCTGCACCACTGCTGCTGGTGCTCTGCGTGGAGGGGTAAGCCACAGGGTCATGCTGGGGGGCTTGTTGAGTCAGGGACATTTCTGGGTACCTCCGGTTGTGCAGGTCTGTCTCCTCTTGCACACTTTGTTACTAAATAACAGGGTGATGCTCAGGGTCTTGTTGAGCAAGGGACGTTTCTGGGTCTTCTGCTGCTGTTGCTCTGGGTGGAGGGGGAGGCCACAGGGTCTTTATGTATTTAAGCATAAAGGCAAGGcttggcaaggtggctcatgcctgtcatcctaacaCTTTGcgaagctgaggagggtggactgcttgatcccaggagttcaagaccagcctgggtaacatggctaaacctcatctctatagaaaatacaaaaattagccagctatggtggtgcatgcctgtggtcccagctacttggaagctggggtaggaggatcacctgagcctgggaggtcaaggcaggagtaagccaagatcgcgtcactatactctagcctgggtgagaaagcCAGACGCTgccatgaaattaaaataaaataaaataaaataaataaaagaaaataaaataaaatacattgctgaaaaaaattaaagacataaataaatggaaagagctATTTtcttcatggattggaagacactcaatatttttaagatgacaATACCATTCAAAGTGATTTAGCGTAATCCTTATCAACATagtttgcagaaatagaaaaatccatacCAAAATTCACATGGATTTCAAGGGACCCGTGATTGCcaaaaccttgaaaaagaacaaagttggagggctcacacttcctgatttcaatttttttttttttttttttgagacaaagtcttgctcttcgcccaggctggactgcagtggcacgatctcggctcactgcaagctctgcctcctggattcacgccattctcctgcctcagcctcctgagtagctggaactacaggagcccaccaccacgtccggctaatttttttggtatttttagtagagatggggtttcaccgtgttagccaggatggtctcgatctcctgacctcatgatccacctgccttggcctcccaaagtgcagggattaccaggtgtgagccaccgtacccggccctgATTTCAGTATTAATACAAAGCTACAGTAGTCAAAACAATGTGGTATTGGcagaaagacagacatatagaccaatgaaacagaatagagagttcaAAGCCTTCATATATGTGacaaattgatttttgacaagggtgccaaaatCATTTCAATGGTGAAAGgatcatcttttcaacaaatggaacTGGAAAAACCGGATATtcatatgtaaaagaataaattaaatccGTAAActacactatacacaaaaattaactcaaagtggatcaaagacctaaatttaagaaagtaaaagaaaaccttcatgaccttggattcaGCAATGGTATCTTTAGCATGACACCAAAAggacaagcaacaacaacaaaaaaataagagagtGGGTCATCCAGCTTTGGAGTGGCAACCTTCATGGCCCcagcaacaaaaaagagaactaaATACGAGTGATGTTGAGACAGGTAAGATTTTTGTTCAGAAGTGTGCCCAGTGCCACACCGTGGAAAAGGGAggcaagcacaaaactgggtctAATCTCCATGGTCTCTTTGGGTGGAAGACAGGTCAAGCTGTTGCATTATCTTACACAGACGCCAATAAGAACAAAGGGATCACCTGGGGAGAGGATACACTGACGGAGTATTTGGAGAATCGCAAGGGTATGGAAGAAAAATGATCTTTGCCGGCATTAAGAAGAAGGCAGAAAGGGCAGACTTGATAAGTTATCTCAAAAAAACTACCAATGAGTAATAATTGGCCACTGCCTTATTTATTACAAAACAAATGTCTCATGACTATTTTATGTGTACCCTACTTTAATAGATCTCATACACCAGAATTCAGATCATAAATGAATGACACAATATTTTGTTGGGCAGTTGTAATTTAAAACTAAGACTGGCTTGTGGTTAAATGTtcagtttttgaattttaatagaaattCCAATTCAGCACATGGTATCACTGTTTACCCCTTCTAAAGATTTATGATTAGAATTTGTTAGTAATGTTAAACTTCTCACAAAGATGGTGAGTGCCATCTTAAAACTTAATGGAGgtcaggcgcagtagctcacgcctgtaatcccagcactttgggaggctgaggtgggtggttcacttgagttcaggagttcgggaccagcctggccaacatggtgaaaccccattagccaggcgtggtggcaggcacctgtaatcccagctactcgggaggctgagacagaattgcttgaagccaggaggtggaggttgcagtgagccaagattgcgccactgcactccagccagaatgactaagcaagactccatctcaaaaacaaaaacaaaaacaaaacaaaacaaaataaaaaaaaaaaaacaatggagattggttttatatttagat includes the following:
- the LOC140709751 gene encoding uncharacterized protein, with product MSLTQQAPQHDPVAYPSTQSTSSSGADPETSLAQQGPQHDPVASPSTWSTCSSGGDPEMSLAQQAFQYQPVAFLFLLLLLLFCFLFFFFETEFHSCCPGWSAMAQSPLTTTSASRVQLPVAFSLTQSTSSSGGDPEISLTQQQPSQEASIIQAGQPEAMTSDLPTRNPRTLPGPGLPMPYHECLEPQRNVASHGGQGSALLT